One segment of Cyanobacterium sp. T60_A2020_053 DNA contains the following:
- a CDS encoding response regulator transcription factor — MLSLEIPSHSAPASKSLSNNILLIEDEDLIRNMVALNLEEEGYQVTKIKNGREALTLLDSSSPDQENPSFDMAILDLMLPEVNGLDICRLLRQKGNHIPILILSAKAAETDRVLGLEVGADDYLTKPFSMKELVARCRALLRRNSLNNSSPANIKQYKDITLFPDECRVMVRNEVVNLSPKEFRLLELFMTYPKRVWDREQLITNIWGGDFLGDTKTVDVHIRWLREKLEEDPSNPQYLITVRGFGYRFG, encoded by the coding sequence ATGTTATCTCTGGAAATTCCTTCCCATAGCGCCCCTGCCTCAAAGTCTTTGAGTAATAACATTTTATTGATTGAAGATGAAGATTTGATTCGTAATATGGTAGCCCTCAATTTAGAAGAAGAAGGCTACCAAGTGACTAAGATAAAAAATGGTCGAGAAGCTTTAACTTTACTAGATTCTTCCTCACCTGATCAGGAAAATCCTAGTTTTGATATGGCAATTCTTGATTTGATGTTACCTGAAGTAAATGGTTTGGATATATGTCGTTTATTGCGCCAAAAAGGCAATCATATTCCTATTCTCATTTTAAGCGCTAAAGCTGCCGAAACCGATCGGGTTTTGGGTTTGGAGGTGGGCGCTGATGATTATTTAACTAAACCTTTTAGCATGAAGGAGTTAGTCGCGCGCTGTCGTGCTTTACTGCGCCGTAATTCTCTTAATAATAGTTCTCCTGCTAATATTAAACAGTATAAAGATATTACTTTGTTTCCTGATGAATGTCGGGTGATGGTTAGAAATGAAGTGGTTAACCTTTCCCCGAAGGAATTTCGTCTTTTAGAATTGTTTATGACTTATCCTAAGAGGGTATGGGATCGGGAGCAGTTGATTACGAATATTTGGGGCGGAGATTTTCTCGGCGACACGAAAACCGTTGATGTGCATATTCGTTGGTTACGAGAAAAATTAGAAGAAGATCCCAGTAATCCTCAATATTTAATTACCGTTAGAGGTTTTGGTTATCGTTTCGGTTAA
- a CDS encoding MBL fold metallo-hydrolase: MNQQDLASSSSVNISCYPLAVGHYTEGVALILCLGKYRILLDCGLENISPFVTAEVTLPHWVFCSHAHQDHARGLLEFHRLHPEIPILASEVTNKLLPLNWLSLDHSTIKPFCQVIGWRAPFALASDLTVEFYQAGHLPGATAMLFRYQTQEREYKVFYTGDFCLSNLQLAEGLSLDSLRGLAPDVLIIEGTYGTARHPHRRQQEKHLMAKIREAMDANINVILPVPTFGLGQELLKLLRSHHQFTGANLDLWVDGNIAIACDLYLDLMAYFPANVQNFAKHQPLFWDEKIKPRMRRIDNNNRSNLGNKPYIILTDNITYLQEYCQKQEQKWLILISEHSKVNHNKIFKQFSKKADPEQIIIENYLLAEHSDGRNTTQLIHNLRPQHIIFIHGTPNYLADLTALEELHNRYQLHCPEVNITVDLPIVAEFIQPKITPQQYYEGELNETGAYITITLPEQLNKDPRWQNFADTGLIEGRWQGEELVLRGLSQRELLQQNSALRRQLKAESCDNCLYFHEKQCENEQSPLHGFAVPEDGFCPAFELKE; the protein is encoded by the coding sequence ATGAATCAACAGGATTTAGCCTCGTCATCATCAGTCAACATTTCTTGCTATCCTCTCGCCGTGGGACATTACACCGAGGGGGTGGCATTAATCTTGTGTTTAGGAAAATACCGCATCTTACTTGATTGTGGTTTAGAAAATATTTCTCCTTTCGTTACCGCAGAAGTTACCCTACCTCATTGGGTTTTTTGTAGCCACGCCCATCAAGATCATGCCAGAGGATTGTTAGAATTTCATCGACTACATCCCGAAATTCCTATTCTCGCCAGTGAAGTTACCAATAAATTATTACCACTAAACTGGTTATCCCTTGACCATAGCACAATTAAGCCTTTTTGTCAAGTAATTGGGTGGAGAGCGCCCTTCGCCCTTGCTTCAGATTTAACGGTAGAATTTTACCAAGCTGGGCATTTGCCGGGCGCTACTGCCATGTTATTTCGTTATCAAACTCAAGAGAGAGAGTATAAAGTTTTTTATACGGGGGATTTTTGTTTATCTAATTTGCAACTAGCTGAGGGTTTATCCCTCGATAGTTTGCGGGGTTTAGCGCCCGATGTCTTGATTATCGAAGGCACTTACGGCACCGCGCGCCATCCCCATCGCCGTCAACAGGAAAAGCATTTGATGGCAAAAATTAGAGAAGCCATGGACGCTAATATCAATGTTATTTTACCCGTACCTACTTTTGGTTTAGGGCAGGAATTACTAAAATTATTACGGTCTCATCATCAGTTCACGGGCGCTAATCTGGATTTATGGGTAGATGGTAATATTGCCATTGCGTGTGATTTATATTTAGATTTAATGGCTTATTTTCCTGCTAATGTACAGAATTTTGCTAAACATCAGCCATTATTCTGGGATGAAAAAATTAAGCCAAGAATGAGGCGTATTGATAACAATAACCGTTCAAATTTAGGAAATAAACCTTATATTATCTTAACTGACAACATTACTTATCTACAGGAATATTGCCAAAAACAAGAGCAAAAATGGTTAATATTGATTTCGGAGCATTCAAAAGTTAATCACAATAAGATATTTAAACAATTTAGCAAAAAAGCAGACCCCGAGCAAATAATTATTGAAAATTATCTTTTAGCCGAACATAGTGACGGGAGAAACACAACCCAATTAATTCATAATTTACGACCACAACATATTATTTTTATTCACGGTACACCAAATTACCTTGCTGATTTAACCGCTTTAGAAGAATTACATAATCGCTATCAGTTACACTGCCCAGAGGTTAATATCACAGTGGATTTGCCCATAGTAGCTGAATTTATCCAGCCCAAAATAACTCCTCAGCAATACTACGAGGGGGAATTGAACGAGACGGGCGCTTATATTACTATTACTTTACCAGAACAGTTAAATAAAGACCCTCGTTGGCAAAATTTTGCAGATACAGGCTTGATTGAAGGGCGCTGGCAAGGGGAAGAATTGGTATTGAGGGGATTATCACAACGGGAATTATTACAACAAAACAGCGCCCTCCGCCGTCAACTGAAAGCGGAATCCTGTGATAACTGTTTATATTTTCACGAAAAACAATGTGAAAATGAGCAATCACCCTTACATGGTTTCGCAGTGCCTGAAGATGGATTTTGTCCAGCCTTTGAGTTGAAAGAGTGA
- a CDS encoding uroporphyrinogen decarboxylase has translation MSDLPLLLRVARGEKSERPPVWMMRQAGRYMKVYRELRDKYPNFRERSENPDLAIEISLQPWRAFQPDGVIMFSDILTPLPGIGIPFDIIESQGPIINPPIRSLEQIEKLHPLNPEESLPFIKTILNTLRSEVGNKSTVLGFVGSPWTLAAYAIEGKSSKNYAVIKSMAFSEPDMLHKFLGKIADAIAVYVRYQIDCGAQVVQLFDSWAGELSPQDYEIFALPYQQRVVQQVKATHPDTPLILYISGSAGVLERMGQSGVDIVSVDWTVDMAEARARLGQSMKVQGNIDPGVLFGSPEFIQARIHDTVKKAGNDGHILNLGHGVLVGTPEDNVRVFFETAKSVRY, from the coding sequence ATGAGCGATTTACCCCTATTGTTAAGAGTAGCCAGAGGCGAAAAAAGTGAGCGCCCTCCCGTGTGGATGATGCGTCAAGCCGGGCGCTATATGAAAGTATATAGAGAATTACGGGACAAATATCCTAATTTTCGGGAGCGTTCAGAAAATCCCGACCTCGCCATTGAAATATCCTTACAACCTTGGCGCGCTTTTCAACCTGATGGGGTGATTATGTTTTCCGATATTCTCACACCTTTACCCGGTATCGGTATTCCCTTTGATATTATTGAAAGTCAAGGACCAATCATCAATCCTCCCATCCGTAGTTTAGAACAAATTGAAAAACTACATCCCCTCAATCCCGAAGAATCTTTACCCTTCATCAAAACTATTTTAAACACTCTCCGCAGTGAAGTGGGCAATAAATCAACCGTATTAGGTTTTGTTGGTTCTCCTTGGACTTTGGCAGCCTATGCTATTGAAGGTAAAAGTTCCAAAAATTATGCCGTTATTAAAAGTATGGCATTTTCTGAACCGGATATGCTTCACAAATTTTTAGGTAAAATTGCCGATGCTATCGCTGTGTATGTGCGCTACCAGATCGATTGTGGCGCTCAGGTAGTACAGTTGTTTGACTCTTGGGCTGGAGAATTAAGTCCTCAAGACTATGAAATTTTTGCCTTACCCTATCAACAGAGAGTAGTTCAACAAGTGAAAGCCACTCACCCCGATACACCGTTGATTTTATACATTAGCGGTAGTGCTGGAGTCTTAGAAAGAATGGGACAATCAGGGGTTGATATTGTTAGTGTAGATTGGACTGTGGATATGGCAGAAGCTAGGGCAAGGTTAGGACAATCCATGAAAGTACAAGGTAATATTGATCCGGGCGTGTTATTCGGTTCTCCTGAATTTATCCAAGCGCGCATCCATGATACTGTAAAAAAAGCTGGTAATGACGGGCATATCCTCAATTTAGGACATGGTGTTTTAGTTGGCACTCCAGAGGATAATGTGAGAGTGTTTTTTGAAACCGCCAAAAGTGTCAGATATTAA
- the larB gene encoding nickel pincer cofactor biosynthesis protein LarB — MTNQPPLQKLLEAIAEGKISPQDGVEKIKNFSFETVGDFAKVDHHRQLRTGFPEVIWSEGKTPEQIIAIIQAMKNNGTDLIMATRLDANTAEIIATVIDDFRYYPLPRIGALGQSKLKYQGKISIITAGTADLPVAEESALTAELSGFQVERLWDVGVAGIHRLLNHRHLIQSADVLIVVAGMEGALPSVVAGMANCPVIAVPTSVGYGTNFGGVAPLLTMLNSCATGIGVVNIDNGFGGAMLAGQILRLANRFK, encoded by the coding sequence ATGACGAATCAACCGCCATTACAAAAATTACTAGAAGCTATTGCCGAAGGGAAAATAAGCCCTCAAGATGGGGTGGAAAAAATCAAAAATTTTAGCTTTGAAACAGTGGGCGATTTTGCTAAAGTTGATCATCATCGGCAACTGCGCACGGGTTTTCCTGAAGTGATTTGGAGTGAAGGTAAAACCCCTGAACAAATTATCGCTATTATCCAAGCCATGAAGAATAATGGCACGGATTTGATCATGGCAACTCGTCTTGATGCTAATACCGCGGAAATTATTGCCACTGTCATTGATGATTTTCGTTACTATCCTTTGCCACGCATAGGGGCGCTGGGACAAAGTAAACTAAAGTATCAAGGCAAAATTTCTATTATTACGGCTGGTACAGCCGATCTACCTGTTGCGGAAGAATCTGCTCTCACGGCGGAATTATCAGGATTTCAGGTGGAAAGACTCTGGGATGTGGGGGTAGCTGGGATTCATCGCTTACTAAATCATCGTCATTTAATTCAATCTGCTGATGTTTTAATTGTCGTAGCTGGGATGGAGGGCGCTTTACCTAGTGTTGTAGCAGGTATGGCAAATTGTCCCGTTATTGCTGTACCTACCAGTGTTGGTTATGGTACAAATTTTGGAGGAGTAGCGCCCCTCCTCACCATGCTTAACTCCTGTGCTACGGGTATCGGAGTAGTTAATATTGATAATGGTTTTGGGGGCGCTATGTTAGCTGGGCAAATTTTGCGCCTAGCTAATCGTTTTAAGTAA
- a CDS encoding rhodanese-related sulfurtransferase translates to MKFIFASFYQFLPLDNLEIIQQKLLSVCNDLGIKGTILIAHEGINSNIVGEEIAINSAVDIIKNLINYRELEIKFSITKTIPFERMKVKIKPEIITFGISEADPLKQVGTYVNPQEWNQLISQADVKVVDTRNDYEVEIGTFKKAENPHIDSFKEFNDYIEHNLSECKGEKIALFCTGGIRCEKVTALMLSKGFKEVYHLQGGILKYLQEIPKEESLWEGECFVFDDRVAVKHGLEEGSYQLCPESGNPIPKN, encoded by the coding sequence ATGAAATTTATATTTGCTTCATTTTATCAGTTTCTCCCCCTTGATAATTTGGAAATTATACAGCAAAAACTATTGTCAGTTTGTAATGATTTGGGCATAAAAGGGACAATTTTAATTGCTCATGAAGGGATAAATAGTAACATTGTCGGGGAAGAAATAGCCATTAATTCTGCTGTAGATATAATTAAAAATTTAATTAACTATCGTGAACTAGAAATTAAATTTAGTATAACGAAAACTATTCCTTTTGAAAGAATGAAAGTGAAAATAAAGCCAGAAATTATTACTTTTGGTATCTCTGAAGCTGATCCCCTCAAGCAAGTTGGTACATACGTTAATCCTCAAGAATGGAATCAATTAATATCTCAAGCTGATGTTAAAGTAGTAGATACTCGCAATGATTATGAAGTAGAAATCGGTACTTTTAAAAAAGCAGAAAATCCTCATATTGATTCTTTTAAAGAATTTAATGATTATATTGAGCATAATTTAAGTGAATGCAAAGGAGAAAAAATTGCTTTATTTTGTACTGGTGGTATACGTTGCGAAAAAGTAACCGCTTTAATGTTAAGCAAAGGTTTTAAAGAGGTTTATCATTTGCAGGGTGGAATTTTAAAATATTTACAAGAAATTCCAAAAGAAGAAAGCCTATGGGAAGGAGAATGTTTTGTTTTTGATGACAGAGTAGCTGTCAAACACGGTTTAGAAGAAGGAAGTTATCAACTATGCCCTGAATCGGGTAATCCTATTCCTAAAAATTGA
- a CDS encoding DUF3727 domain-containing protein — MMSSNFSSESEQYDGTEIVTIRDDDGRCLDCYVENEVDYEGKNYVLLMPIDLTIMILTDDVLDEEEDSDIETVIVEDDDEIDAIFDDAKAVLAELNLSLKRSGFLLTASGELPPLEDDNLVSLELDEDNGQIVGEELQFLAIFYSFEQKYSIFTPTTPIMFLGERKSSGKIIIFEPENEKQQAILEELLFESDED, encoded by the coding sequence ATTATGTCCTCCAATTTTTCTTCCGAAAGTGAACAATATGACGGCACAGAAATCGTTACCATTCGTGATGACGACGGGCGCTGTTTGGATTGTTATGTAGAAAATGAAGTGGATTACGAAGGCAAAAATTATGTCTTACTTATGCCCATCGATTTAACTATTATGATTCTGACGGATGACGTTTTAGACGAAGAAGAAGATAGCGACATCGAAACTGTGATTGTGGAAGATGATGACGAAATTGATGCTATTTTTGATGATGCGAAAGCTGTTTTAGCTGAACTTAATTTATCCTTAAAAAGGAGCGGATTCTTATTGACTGCTAGTGGAGAATTACCTCCTTTAGAAGATGATAATTTAGTCAGTTTAGAATTAGATGAAGATAACGGACAGATTGTTGGCGAAGAATTGCAATTTTTAGCTATTTTTTATAGTTTTGAGCAGAAATATAGTATCTTTACTCCTACTACTCCTATCATGTTTTTAGGGGAAAGAAAATCGTCAGGAAAAATCATTATTTTTGAGCCTGAAAATGAAAAACAACAAGCCATTTTGGAAGAGTTACTTTTTGAAAGTGATGAAGATTAG
- a CDS encoding DUF4090 family protein: MSTENQMKGADAVDQAIAQGLDLDGSPIPPEKLQLYQTVMGFEAGRKRSGVTNTMRSRIVRIGAKHLPQSELNQMLIDADFPPLKEKEILFYYGSK; the protein is encoded by the coding sequence ATGAGTACAGAAAATCAGATGAAGGGCGCTGATGCAGTAGATCAAGCCATCGCACAGGGGTTAGACTTAGATGGTAGCCCTATTCCTCCCGAAAAACTCCAACTATATCAAACAGTTATGGGGTTTGAAGCAGGAAGAAAAAGAAGTGGAGTGACTAATACCATGCGCTCTCGTATTGTGCGCATTGGGGCAAAACATCTCCCTCAAAGTGAATTAAATCAAATGTTAATTGATGCTGATTTTCCGCCTTTAAAAGAGAAAGAAATTCTTTTTTATTATGGTAGTAAATAG
- a CDS encoding ROK family protein: protein MSKSEVIGVDLGGTAIKFGRFLADGTCLESFSVATPQPATPEAVIDKIASIVNDLQKNRHIISLGVGMPGAVDVTGRIAKVAINLSGWHDVPLADELEKKTGIQTTCANDANCAGLGEAWLGAGKGYQDLVLITIGTGVGGAIILDGKLFTGHRGAGGELGLITFNPHGHPCNSGNTGSFEQHASARAIYRDTGKKPSEWGELADKNDPEALTFWQNYGKTIAIGLATYIYMLTPEVILIGGGVSASAHHFLPSTWAEIEKRVLPSSREGLQLKVAQLGNDAGMTGAAKLAWALI from the coding sequence ATGAGTAAATCAGAAGTGATTGGGGTGGATTTAGGTGGCACGGCGATCAAATTTGGTCGTTTTTTAGCTGATGGCACTTGTTTAGAATCTTTTAGCGTGGCTACCCCCCAACCAGCTACCCCAGAGGCAGTAATTGACAAAATCGCTTCTATTGTCAATGATTTACAAAAAAATCGCCATATCATCTCATTAGGTGTCGGTATGCCCGGTGCGGTGGATGTAACAGGTAGAATTGCCAAAGTAGCAATTAATTTGTCTGGATGGCATGATGTGCCTTTAGCCGATGAGTTGGAGAAAAAAACAGGCATTCAAACTACTTGCGCCAATGATGCTAATTGTGCCGGATTAGGAGAGGCATGGTTAGGCGCAGGAAAAGGTTATCAAGATTTAGTTTTAATTACCATTGGTACAGGGGTGGGGGGCGCTATTATTCTTGATGGTAAACTATTTACTGGGCATAGGGGCGCCGGTGGAGAATTAGGTTTAATTACCTTTAACCCCCATGGGCATCCTTGTAATAGCGGTAATACTGGCTCTTTTGAGCAACACGCTTCGGCGCGCGCCATTTATCGAGATACGGGCAAAAAACCTTCCGAATGGGGCGAATTGGCAGATAAAAATGACCCTGAAGCCTTGACATTTTGGCAAAATTATGGTAAGACTATTGCCATCGGTTTAGCCACTTACATTTATATGTTAACCCCGGAGGTGATTTTGATTGGGGGGGGAGTGAGTGCCAGCGCCCATCATTTTTTACCTTCAACTTGGGCAGAAATTGAAAAACGGGTATTACCTAGTTCGAGGGAAGGTTTACAATTAAAAGTAGCACAATTAGGCAATGATGCTGGGATGACGGGCGCTGCTAAATTGGCATGGGCGCTAATTTGA